From a region of the Deltaproteobacteria bacterium genome:
- a CDS encoding methyltransferase domain-containing protein: MSESDPYLLGYRRAEQERLERQADELAHESAWLFDHVGVGDGWRVVEIGCGPRGCLGLLSERVGATGRVVGVERSEEQVARAQQFVADSRLTDVVVLHADARNTGLPAGTFDLATARLVLVNVPEPEQLVAEMVRLVRPGGVVALHEADSTTQRCDPPLSAQTRLLQVLNTYAEMNGIDRSIGLRAPRMLREAGLVDVRVNPLVHVYPPAHARRMLLLEFVENARPRILDKGLIEEVELNELTAALRHHLEDPRTLVVSSLFIQAWGRKPPQ, from the coding sequence ATGAGCGAATCTGATCCGTACTTGCTGGGCTACCGCCGAGCAGAACAGGAACGTCTGGAGCGACAAGCCGACGAACTTGCCCATGAATCGGCGTGGTTGTTTGACCACGTCGGCGTTGGTGACGGTTGGCGCGTCGTCGAGATCGGCTGTGGCCCGCGGGGTTGTCTCGGTCTTCTCTCCGAGCGCGTCGGCGCCACAGGCAGGGTAGTCGGTGTGGAACGGAGTGAGGAGCAAGTGGCGCGGGCTCAGCAGTTCGTCGCGGACAGTCGCTTGACGGACGTCGTAGTCCTTCATGCCGATGCTCGCAACACAGGTCTTCCCGCAGGAACGTTCGACCTCGCGACGGCGCGCTTGGTCCTTGTCAATGTGCCAGAACCAGAGCAACTCGTTGCGGAGATGGTCCGGCTTGTCCGACCCGGAGGTGTCGTAGCTCTCCATGAGGCGGACTCCACGACTCAACGCTGCGACCCCCCCCTCTCCGCCCAGACGCGTCTTCTGCAGGTTCTCAACACCTATGCGGAGATGAACGGGATCGACCGGTCCATCGGCCTCAGGGCGCCGCGCATGTTGCGAGAAGCGGGACTCGTCGATGTTCGCGTGAATCCTCTGGTGCACGTGTATCCCCCTGCTCACGCGCGTCGCATGCTATTACTCGAGTTCGTTGAGAACGCACGGCCTCGGATCCTCGACAAGGGTTTGATAGAAGAAGTCGAGCTCAACGAATTGACGGCGGCTTTGAGACATCACCTGGAAGACCCCAGAACGCTGGTTGTGTCGTCTCTCTTCATTCAGGCGTGGGGTCGTAAGCCGCCTCAATGA
- a CDS encoding RidA family protein, which yields MAKREIIIPKGMESLVDKFHYAPAVKVDNTLYISGQLGRDENLQVIEGAEAQYTQAFENLKAVLAAAGVTLENVVDLVTYHTDMRDIMRFLEVKNRYFTKDYPAWTAIGVSALSMPGLLVEIKATAVL from the coding sequence ATGGCCAAGCGTGAAATTATTATCCCAAAAGGGATGGAGAGTCTGGTTGACAAGTTCCACTATGCCCCTGCAGTGAAAGTAGACAACACCTTGTACATTTCCGGCCAGTTGGGGCGCGATGAAAATTTGCAAGTCATTGAGGGGGCAGAAGCGCAGTATACCCAGGCGTTTGAAAACTTGAAGGCGGTACTTGCGGCGGCAGGCGTCACCCTGGAGAACGTCGTGGACTTGGTCACGTACCATACGGACATGCGTGATATCATGCGTTTTCTGGAAGTGAAGAATCGGTATTTCACGAAAGATTACCCTGCCTGGACGGCCATTGGCGTATCCGCCCTATCCATGCCGGGGCTGTTGGTGGAGATTAAGGCCACAGCTGTCCTATAG
- a CDS encoding HNH endonuclease codes for MPKTHVTTRERQFIAERARGRCEYCRSPMGFATQSFSVEHILPVSRGGETIRDNLALACPGCNGHKYTKIEAVDPSDGAIIPLYNPRTQSWREHFNWNEDFTHLIGLTPTGRATVNALQMNRLGVMNMRRVLFASGLHPPTDDE; via the coding sequence ATGCCTAAAACCCACGTAACGACACGGGAACGGCAATTCATCGCCGAACGGGCACGAGGCCGTTGCGAGTACTGTCGTAGCCCGATGGGTTTTGCCACCCAATCGTTTTCTGTGGAACACATTCTACCAGTCAGTCGCGGGGGCGAGACTATTAGGGATAACCTGGCTCTGGCTTGTCCAGGATGCAACGGTCATAAATACACTAAAATTGAAGCGGTGGATCCCTCCGATGGAGCGATTATCCCGCTCTACAACCCAAGAACCCAAAGCTGGCGGGAGCACTTCAATTGGAATGAGGACTTTACTCACCTCATTGGCCTGACGCCAACAGGTCGAGCAACGGTGAATGCCCTGCAGATGAACAGGCTCGGGGTCATGAACATGCGACGAGTGTTGTTTGCCTCAGGGCTACATCCACCGACAGATGACGAGTAA
- a CDS encoding LapA family protein: protein MSLRIAIALIVVMLFVIFGAQNTEPVELQFFFWQLTIPASVTVVGAFACGVLVGALLFWTEQRRMQRRQAVSSGQAPAKKKASWWW, encoded by the coding sequence ATGTCCTTGCGTATAGCGATTGCGTTAATTGTCGTGATGCTTTTTGTCATCTTCGGTGCTCAAAACACAGAGCCAGTGGAGTTGCAGTTTTTCTTTTGGCAGTTGACCATTCCTGCGTCGGTGACGGTGGTCGGCGCTTTCGCCTGCGGTGTCCTCGTCGGTGCGCTGTTGTTCTGGACCGAACAACGACGGATGCAACGCCGCCAAGCCGTTTCGAGCGGACAAGCCCCAGCAAAGAAAAAGGCAAGTTGGTGGTGGTGA
- the glgA gene encoding glycogen synthase GlgA — protein MRILFVSAEVTPFARTGGLGDVVGALPSVLAAAGHDVRVVMPLYQSIGRLGLDSTAVVENLRVPLASGARTARVWRGELSGGTAETSVPIYFIEQDEYFARPRLYGDESGEYGDNAFRFIFFCRAVLALVEHLEWFPEVIHCHDWHTGLIPAYLRFPPGLDDRLTRAASVFTIHNLAFQGVFPASVFGATGLPAQLFQPLGVEFYGSVNFMKAGLYYADALSTVSPTYAQEIRTPEFGWGLDGVLRDRRAALVGILNGIDDAAWNPATDPALSTSYDAHDISGKAACKTALLRTFGLLEDPDRLVCGMVTRLTDQKGADLVAEVIEQLATHNVNFAILGSGERGYEARFAALGRRYPHRVGVRLGFNDALSRQIQAGSDCLLVPSRFEPCGLTQMYAMRYGTLPIVRATGGLRDTVTPHDTANGLGTGFVFTEATTEALVAAIREAASIFADKPRWRQLQDNAMTRDFSWGQSAARYVELYQQAIAAKP, from the coding sequence TTGCGGATTCTTTTCGTCAGCGCGGAAGTGACGCCTTTTGCCCGTACGGGTGGGCTTGGCGATGTGGTTGGTGCGTTGCCTTCGGTACTTGCTGCCGCTGGCCATGATGTCCGCGTGGTCATGCCGCTGTACCAATCTATCGGTCGGCTTGGCCTCGATTCGACAGCCGTTGTCGAGAACTTGCGTGTCCCGCTCGCATCCGGCGCACGCACGGCTCGGGTGTGGCGCGGCGAGTTGTCGGGAGGTACTGCCGAGACTTCCGTTCCCATCTACTTTATCGAGCAAGACGAGTATTTCGCCCGTCCGAGATTGTACGGTGACGAGAGCGGGGAGTATGGCGACAACGCTTTTCGTTTTATCTTCTTTTGCCGCGCTGTGCTGGCACTGGTGGAACACCTGGAGTGGTTTCCCGAAGTGATCCACTGCCACGACTGGCACACGGGCCTTATTCCTGCTTATCTGCGTTTTCCGCCTGGGCTCGATGACCGCCTGACGCGCGCCGCCTCGGTCTTCACCATTCATAATCTGGCGTTTCAAGGGGTTTTCCCTGCTTCAGTCTTCGGGGCGACCGGTCTTCCGGCGCAGTTGTTTCAGCCGCTCGGGGTGGAGTTCTATGGCTCGGTGAATTTCATGAAGGCAGGTCTGTATTACGCTGACGCACTCTCGACGGTGAGTCCGACCTATGCCCAGGAAATCCGCACGCCGGAGTTTGGTTGGGGCTTGGATGGGGTGCTACGTGACCGCCGCGCCGCCTTGGTCGGTATCTTGAACGGTATCGATGACGCAGCCTGGAATCCAGCGACCGACCCAGCGCTGAGCACTAGCTACGACGCGCATGACATCAGCGGCAAGGCGGCATGTAAGACCGCGCTGCTTCGTACCTTCGGGTTGCTGGAGGACCCGGATCGGCTCGTGTGTGGCATGGTGACACGGCTGACCGATCAAAAAGGCGCGGACCTGGTCGCTGAAGTGATCGAGCAGTTGGCTACGCATAACGTCAACTTCGCGATTCTTGGGTCTGGCGAGCGCGGCTACGAAGCGCGGTTCGCCGCGCTCGGGCGTCGCTATCCGCATCGGGTCGGGGTGCGCCTCGGGTTCAACGACGCGCTGTCGCGTCAGATTCAGGCGGGCAGCGATTGTCTCTTGGTCCCTTCACGGTTCGAGCCCTGCGGACTCACGCAAATGTACGCCATGCGCTACGGCACGCTGCCCATCGTGCGTGCAACCGGGGGGCTGCGGGATACAGTCACACCTCATGATACCGCCAACGGCTTAGGCACCGGGTTTGTCTTTACTGAGGCAACGACAGAGGCTTTAGTAGCTGCCATTCGAGAGGCGGCCTCAATCTTTGCCGACAAGCCGCGATGGCGGCAATTGCAGGACAATGCCATGACGCGCGATTTTTCCTGGGGACAATCCGCCGCCCGCTACGTCGAGTTGTACCAGCAGGCTATTGCAGCAAAGCCGTGA
- a CDS encoding penicillin acylase family protein → MKQLRVGRASWPVVVLGLWGLWCAPLTFGQEAASTLQVPGLQQPVEILTDHWGIPHIYAKNQHDLFFAQGYNAARERLFQFEIWRRRVTGTMAEIQGPKALDRDIGARLLRFRLDLAKELNFYHPAGREIVNAFVEGVNAYIAFTASHPESLPIEFRLLGFKPQPWTPDIVVSRIGGLLMNVETEILMAQRVQTVGADLTRQLTDLTPRNPDLTPPGGLALAEIPAEVLRYYTAARASVSFVPEDLVDPEYRADTSASRMTTLLNLPDWLTTPTAGEGSNNWVVNGTRTLSHRPLMVNDPHRAITTPSLRYWAHLAAPGWNVIGGGEPHLPGISIGHNEHGAWGLTIFPTDSEDLYVYETNPANPNQYRYRGAWREMTIVRETFTVKGSAPATVELKYTQHGPVLMEDQARQRAFALRAAWLDIGAAPYLASLRMDQAKTWEEFRAACAYSRVPSENMVWADTAGHIGWQATGAVPLRPNWNGLLPVPGDGRFEWSGFLPAKVLPYVYDPPQGFFATANAENLPPGYPHVISYTWEPPYRLARIQEVLSAGQGLTTVDMMRLQSDETSIPARTLLPLLQGLHSTQPAAQAALARLQAWNAVLDRDSIEAGIYVAWQQKLWENFRNRRVPEAARPLFTRIASERLLASLTAPDGSFGDDPVAGRNQLLIESLEQAVQELTARFGPDMNAWKYGQEKFHHIVLRHMLGSAVKEQHRVQFDVGPLSRGGDGFTVNNTDNAAVQVVGASFRIIADVADWDRSLGVNTPGQSGDPSKPHYRDLTELWTNGKYFPVMYSREKVEGVTKRRETLQP, encoded by the coding sequence ATGAAACAGCTACGTGTGGGACGTGCCTCCTGGCCAGTCGTCGTTCTCGGCCTGTGGGGATTGTGGTGTGCCCCTCTCACTTTCGGACAGGAGGCTGCCTCCACCCTCCAGGTTCCAGGGTTACAACAACCCGTCGAAATTCTCACCGATCATTGGGGGATTCCGCACATTTACGCCAAGAACCAACACGATCTGTTCTTTGCCCAGGGCTACAATGCCGCGCGCGAGCGGCTGTTCCAATTTGAAATCTGGCGGCGGCGCGTTACCGGCACTATGGCGGAGATCCAAGGTCCGAAAGCGTTGGATCGCGACATCGGCGCGCGTCTCTTACGCTTCCGACTCGATCTCGCTAAGGAACTGAACTTTTATCACCCTGCGGGCAGGGAGATCGTCAACGCCTTCGTCGAAGGGGTCAATGCCTACATCGCCTTCACCGCGAGCCACCCCGAAAGCTTGCCGATCGAATTTCGCTTACTGGGCTTCAAGCCGCAGCCATGGACACCAGACATTGTCGTCTCCCGAATCGGCGGCTTGCTCATGAATGTCGAAACCGAGATCCTTATGGCGCAACGGGTACAGACAGTAGGGGCGGATCTGACGAGGCAACTCACCGACCTCACTCCTCGCAACCCGGATCTGACCCCACCGGGCGGTCTCGCCCTCGCCGAGATTCCTGCCGAGGTCCTCAGGTATTACACAGCGGCGCGGGCCAGCGTCAGCTTTGTCCCCGAAGACTTGGTCGATCCCGAGTACCGAGCGGATACTAGCGCCTCGCGGATGACGACTCTGCTCAATCTTCCAGATTGGCTCACGACACCCACCGCAGGCGAAGGCAGCAACAACTGGGTGGTCAATGGCACGCGCACCTTGTCGCACCGCCCGTTGATGGTCAACGATCCGCATCGCGCTATCACCACCCCATCCCTGCGCTATTGGGCGCATTTGGCAGCGCCGGGGTGGAACGTCATTGGCGGTGGAGAGCCTCACCTGCCCGGCATTTCCATCGGCCATAACGAGCATGGCGCTTGGGGGCTGACGATTTTCCCCACAGACTCGGAAGATCTTTACGTCTACGAAACCAATCCCGCCAATCCCAACCAGTACCGTTATCGCGGAGCGTGGCGAGAGATGACTATCGTCCGCGAAACTTTCACGGTTAAAGGCAGCGCTCCGGCGACCGTCGAACTCAAATATACCCAGCACGGCCCGGTCTTAATGGAAGACCAAGCGCGGCAGCGCGCGTTCGCGTTGCGGGCCGCGTGGCTGGACATCGGGGCCGCTCCTTATCTCGCCAGCCTGCGCATGGATCAAGCCAAAACCTGGGAAGAGTTTCGTGCCGCCTGCGCATATTCCCGCGTTCCTTCCGAGAATATGGTGTGGGCGGATACCGCTGGTCACATCGGCTGGCAAGCGACCGGGGCCGTGCCGCTCCGCCCGAATTGGAATGGTCTCCTTCCTGTCCCTGGCGATGGCCGCTTCGAGTGGTCTGGCTTCCTGCCAGCAAAAGTGCTCCCGTACGTCTACGACCCACCGCAAGGCTTCTTCGCCACCGCCAACGCGGAGAACCTTCCGCCCGGCTACCCGCACGTCATCAGCTACACCTGGGAACCGCCCTATCGCTTGGCACGCATCCAGGAAGTGCTCAGTGCCGGCCAGGGCCTTACGACTGTGGACATGATGCGACTGCAAAGCGACGAGACCTCGATTCCGGCTCGCACCTTGCTCCCGCTCCTCCAGGGTTTGCACTCGACCCAACCTGCGGCACAGGCGGCACTTGCGCGCCTGCAAGCCTGGAACGCCGTGCTTGACCGCGACTCGATCGAGGCCGGCATCTATGTCGCCTGGCAACAAAAATTGTGGGAGAACTTTCGTAATCGCCGCGTGCCGGAAGCTGCGCGCCCGCTATTCACTCGCATCGCCAGCGAACGCCTACTTGCCAGTCTCACGGCACCGGACGGCAGCTTCGGCGACGACCCCGTAGCCGGACGCAACCAACTGCTCATCGAGAGTCTCGAACAAGCTGTTCAGGAACTCACAGCACGCTTCGGCCCAGACATGAACGCCTGGAAGTATGGTCAGGAAAAATTCCACCACATCGTGCTGCGCCACATGCTCGGCAGCGCGGTGAAAGAACAACACCGTGTGCAGTTTGACGTCGGCCCACTGTCGCGCGGCGGCGACGGATTCACTGTCAACAACACGGACAACGCTGCCGTACAAGTGGTTGGAGCCTCGTTCCGCATTATCGCCGATGTCGCGGACTGGGACCGTTCGCTCGGCGTCAACACCCCCGGCCAATCCGGCGACCCCAGCAAGCCGCATTATCGGGACCTGACCGAACTCTGGACCAACGGCAAGTATTTCCCGGTGATGTACTCCAGAGAAAAAGTCGAAGGCGTGACGAAAAGACGAGAGACGCTTCAGCCATGA
- a CDS encoding NACHT domain-containing protein produces the protein MATPDSNAPPPRRLPTLILLFFTTVGVPTAAGLGFAEKVTQNPWLTFALFLLYEVTIAVLGFATKVWQKLEPQWVERSAQWLDAKLQAPFPRYRKRYLQHLIYRHRDFDVKGLSTQGVHTLELARVFVELSVDPQPIQKIATDPIRQLPELLREGQHTIWDYLRSTPLTDQHLAIIGAPGSGKTTLLKHLVLVLASGKRSPGQHGLRHTFPVLLFLRAHASAIIANPAIPLAQVIADTLSKEMDSAPPPAAWFAKQLAKKRCLIMCDGLDEVADPETRKKVGAWVEQQMTTHGGNRFLVTSRPFGYRSNPLSGVTVLEVRPFASDQVQRFVHNWYQADETMSAGKDDPGVRMKAREGAEDLLQRLRNAPALADLAVNPLLLTMIATVHRHRSSLPGRRVELYAEIYEVFLGKRQQARGLELDLTPSQKQIVLQPLAYRLMEQGRREVPLTEAQTIIAPALALVSPQTSGKDFLRMVENSSGLLIERENGVYSFAHLTFQEYLAAMHAKEQQMEKTLVARVGQSWWHETLRLYAAQADATAIVTACLADERPSVPALTLAIECVDEAQRVDPAQRARLETILTQWVEDPDSERRRIVAEVRLALHLRRMVRIDEDTYRSDVLVAHGEYQLFLDEQRTKGAYYQPDHWREHQFPAGQGHAPVVGVRPSDATAFCHWLAQRERGEWQYRLPRSGEFSPTTVLSEKTLTVGYWTTSAEQRVYEGVSSGIPALTWQMLEQWIEKDHAHALDLFRARDLALDRTRDRALALAFALDFARARDRARDFTLDFARALARDRDFTRALARDRARIGVLAVAARLAYAAQAPSFRSLLPWVKRLLFWRSPDLTSRREKWQSLANDWLDAYASLVILEERSQGNLPAFEGIRLVKERKRAAGV, from the coding sequence ATGGCCACACCAGATTCGAACGCGCCTCCTCCACGACGGCTGCCCACTCTGATCCTGCTGTTTTTCACCACGGTCGGAGTTCCCACGGCGGCTGGTCTTGGTTTCGCCGAGAAAGTCACCCAGAACCCCTGGCTGACATTCGCCCTTTTCCTGCTGTACGAGGTAACGATTGCAGTGCTTGGCTTTGCCACCAAGGTATGGCAGAAACTCGAACCCCAATGGGTGGAACGCTCCGCACAATGGCTGGACGCGAAGCTCCAAGCCCCGTTTCCGCGCTATCGCAAGCGCTATCTCCAGCACCTTATCTACCGGCACCGCGATTTCGATGTGAAAGGATTGAGCACCCAAGGCGTGCATACTCTGGAACTGGCGCGCGTCTTTGTCGAACTCAGCGTCGATCCGCAGCCTATCCAGAAGATCGCGACCGACCCCATTCGCCAGCTCCCGGAGTTGCTCCGCGAAGGACAGCACACGATCTGGGATTATTTGCGCTCCACCCCGCTGACTGACCAGCACCTCGCTATCATCGGCGCTCCCGGCAGCGGCAAGACCACGTTGCTGAAACATTTGGTCTTGGTCCTGGCCTCGGGTAAGAGATCCCCCGGACAGCACGGCCTTCGCCATACTTTTCCCGTCCTGCTCTTTCTGCGGGCGCATGCCTCAGCGATTATCGCGAATCCCGCAATCCCGCTGGCCCAAGTCATCGCCGACACGCTGAGCAAGGAGATGGACTCCGCACCACCGCCAGCTGCCTGGTTTGCCAAGCAACTGGCAAAGAAGCGCTGCCTCATCATGTGCGACGGCTTGGATGAAGTGGCCGATCCGGAGACGCGCAAAAAGGTCGGGGCATGGGTCGAACAACAGATGACGACCCACGGCGGCAATCGCTTCCTCGTCACCTCACGCCCGTTCGGCTATCGCAGCAACCCGCTCAGCGGCGTCACCGTCCTCGAAGTGCGCCCTTTCGCCAGCGACCAAGTCCAGCGTTTTGTCCACAACTGGTACCAGGCCGATGAAACGATGAGCGCGGGAAAGGACGACCCCGGCGTACGCATGAAGGCGCGCGAGGGCGCGGAGGACCTGTTGCAACGCCTGCGGAACGCGCCGGCACTGGCGGATTTGGCGGTCAACCCGCTGTTGCTGACCATGATCGCCACCGTGCACCGCCACCGCAGCTCCCTGCCTGGACGGCGGGTAGAACTCTACGCCGAGATTTACGAGGTCTTCTTAGGCAAGCGCCAGCAGGCGCGAGGGCTTGAGCTGGATCTTACGCCCTCGCAAAAGCAAATTGTCTTGCAGCCCTTGGCCTATCGCCTGATGGAACAGGGACGACGAGAGGTTCCGTTAACTGAGGCGCAGACCATCATCGCACCGGCACTCGCGCTCGTCAGCCCGCAGACGTCGGGAAAAGACTTTCTCCGGATGGTGGAAAATTCCAGCGGCCTGCTCATCGAGCGCGAGAACGGCGTCTACAGCTTCGCCCATCTCACATTTCAGGAATATCTGGCGGCCATGCACGCTAAAGAACAGCAGATGGAGAAAACTCTGGTCGCTCGCGTCGGTCAGAGCTGGTGGCATGAAACCCTCCGGCTCTATGCCGCCCAGGCCGATGCTACGGCGATTGTCACGGCTTGCCTAGCGGACGAGCGCCCTTCGGTTCCAGCCCTGACCCTCGCTATCGAATGCGTCGATGAAGCCCAGCGCGTCGATCCGGCCCAGCGCGCCCGCCTCGAGACGATTCTGACACAATGGGTGGAAGACCCTGACTCTGAACGACGCCGGATCGTGGCCGAAGTCCGCCTCGCCCTGCACCTGCGGCGGATGGTCCGTATTGATGAAGACACCTATCGCTCGGATGTCTTGGTCGCCCATGGCGAGTATCAACTGTTTCTCGACGAGCAACGTACTAAAGGGGCGTATTACCAACCTGATCATTGGCGAGAGCATCAGTTTCCCGCTGGGCAGGGGCATGCGCCAGTCGTGGGGGTGCGCCCTTCTGACGCCACGGCGTTTTGCCATTGGCTAGCGCAACGCGAGCGCGGTGAATGGCAGTATCGTCTGCCACGCAGCGGAGAGTTCAGTCCAACCACAGTGCTCTCCGAAAAAACTCTGACTGTAGGATATTGGACAACCTCCGCAGAACAGCGCGTCTACGAAGGGGTCTCTTCAGGCATTCCGGCACTAACGTGGCAGATGCTGGAGCAGTGGATAGAGAAAGACCACGCCCACGCCCTCGACCTCTTCCGCGCCCGCGACCTCGCCCTCGACCGCACCCGCGACCGCGCCCTCGCCCTCGCCTTCGCCCTCGACTTCGCCCGCGCCCGCGACCGCGCCCGCGACTTCACCCTCGACTTCGCCCGCGCCCTCGCCCGCGACCGCGACTTCACCCGCGCCCTCGCCCGCGACCGCGCCCGCATTGGCGTTCTTGCTGTAGCAGCTCGCCTCGCCTATGCAGCTCAAGCGCCGTCTTTTAGATCTCTCCTCCCTTGGGTGAAACGCCTCCTATTCTGGAGATCCCCCGATCTGACAAGTCGGAGAGAAAAATGGCAATCACTCGCCAATGACTGGCTCGATGCCTACGCGTCGTTGGTGATCTTGGAGGAACGTAGCCAAGGCAACCTGCCAGCGTTCGAGGGGATTCGGTTAGTGAAAGAGAGGAAGAGAGCGGCGGGGGTATGA
- the glgC gene encoding glucose-1-phosphate adenylyltransferase, with product MRRLRILGMILAGGKGDRLFPLTKARSKPAVPFAGKHRIVDFVLSNFINSGIYAVYVLVQYKSQSLIEHLRSAWRWRIAGGLKDTFITVVPPQQRSGESWYQGTADAIYQNLNVIRDFRPDLVAIFGADHIYRMDLNQMVVFHLESNAEVTVAALPVPIEQAKGFGVIQVNDSQRIIGFEEKPAYPQPLPTDPTRVYASMGNYLFDTELLVQTLLEDSRRDTDHDFGRTILPELFPHRRVYAYDFLKNEIPSVKPYEEHGYWRDVGTLRSYWEAHMDLLGTAPKFDLQNNDWRILSGVYDGPSARVVNGELTDVLIGEGCRIEGARLTRCILGRAVQIEKSAILEDCVIMDYAEIGAGAQLRRVLVDRYNIVPPKAVIDGNDADEQRFFRDPSGLIVLERAEPR from the coding sequence ATGCGGCGGTTACGTATCCTGGGGATGATTCTTGCCGGTGGCAAAGGCGACCGCTTGTTTCCGCTGACGAAAGCCCGGAGCAAGCCCGCTGTCCCGTTTGCCGGGAAGCACCGGATTGTCGATTTCGTCTTGTCCAATTTCATCAACTCCGGTATCTATGCCGTCTATGTGCTGGTCCAGTACAAGTCGCAGTCGCTCATTGAGCATCTGCGGTCGGCGTGGCGCTGGCGCATCGCTGGCGGTCTGAAGGACACATTCATTACCGTCGTGCCTCCGCAGCAGCGCTCGGGCGAGAGTTGGTATCAGGGCACCGCCGACGCCATCTATCAGAACCTCAACGTGATTCGCGACTTTCGTCCTGACTTGGTGGCGATCTTCGGCGCGGACCACATCTACCGCATGGACCTTAACCAGATGGTGGTGTTCCATCTGGAAAGCAATGCTGAGGTGACGGTGGCCGCCTTGCCGGTGCCGATTGAGCAGGCGAAAGGCTTTGGCGTGATTCAGGTGAATGACTCACAGCGCATTATCGGCTTCGAGGAAAAACCGGCCTATCCTCAGCCTCTGCCTACCGATCCTACCCGTGTTTATGCCTCCATGGGCAATTACCTGTTCGACACCGAACTGCTGGTGCAGACACTGCTAGAAGACTCGCGCCGCGACACGGACCACGACTTCGGACGCACGATTCTCCCCGAACTGTTTCCCCATCGTCGCGTGTACGCCTATGACTTTCTCAAGAATGAAATTCCCAGCGTGAAGCCTTATGAGGAGCATGGCTACTGGCGCGATGTCGGCACCCTGCGTTCATACTGGGAAGCGCATATGGATTTGCTCGGCACCGCCCCTAAGTTCGACCTGCAGAATAACGACTGGCGGATTTTGAGCGGCGTCTACGATGGACCGTCGGCGCGCGTGGTCAATGGCGAGTTGACTGACGTACTGATCGGTGAAGGGTGCCGGATCGAAGGGGCACGTCTCACCCGCTGCATTTTAGGTCGCGCCGTCCAGATCGAAAAAAGTGCCATCCTCGAAGACTGCGTGATTATGGATTACGCCGAGATTGGCGCGGGTGCGCAGCTCCGGCGCGTGCTGGTGGATCGTTACAACATCGTTCCGCCTAAAGCTGTCATCGACGGCAACGATGCCGACGAACAGCGGTTCTTTCGTGATCCCTCTGGCTTGATCGTGCTAGAGCGCGCGGAACCACGATAG